The Ignicoccus islandicus DSM 13165 sequence AAGGGAAAAGTGGATGGGTAATAGATGCCGTTAAACTAAGAGAGCTAGTAAGTGAAATCGTTGATCCCTTCCGCTTCAGCTTAATCGTACCAGAACAAGACGCGAGGTTATGGTTACAACGAAACGGACTACGAGATATGATAGAGGAAAACATTGGTGTGAAAGTTAGAATTGCTGTATTGCCATATCCCCTTGTTTCAGCAGAGACAATGGCCCATTACGTTCACAGTCGCTTAAGCGAGGAATTAACAGTAGATTGCTTGAAAGTGGAAGTCGAGGAATCCCCTGGCGAGGTAGCGACGTACGACGAATGTATATGAGGTTAATGAAAACATTGCCGAAGATAGTAGTTTTAGGGAC is a genomic window containing:
- a CDS encoding 6-carboxytetrahydropterin synthase, which produces MPYTCISIEETFPAAHYTNPRLSPAGTLHGHNWKVKVTVCKEGKSGWVIDAVKLRELVSEIVDPFRFSLIVPEQDARLWLQRNGLRDMIEENIGVKVRIAVLPYPLVSAETMAHYVHSRLSEELTVDCLKVEVEESPGEVATYDECI